Proteins from a genomic interval of Rhodococcoides fascians A25f:
- a CDS encoding CGNR zinc finger domain-containing protein, with product MSQSPTERFHLAPAPDGLQVVQNLLNTRAIDVYGLPDLIADGEAASTTWEMPLSDDDATALRTLRANVEAALAGELPPIPVVSVELIPDTDGIVRLSPTGSGAQYIASEIWSEVLLAQKADTWRRLKRCKNELCGSAFYDRSRNNSGVWHDVKTCGNVANLRASRARKKAKD from the coding sequence ATGTCACAGTCGCCGACAGAGCGCTTTCACCTCGCACCGGCACCCGACGGCCTGCAGGTGGTTCAGAATCTGTTGAACACGCGAGCTATCGACGTGTACGGACTCCCCGACCTCATCGCCGACGGCGAGGCAGCGTCCACAACCTGGGAAATGCCGCTGTCGGACGACGACGCGACGGCCCTCCGAACGCTGCGAGCGAACGTCGAAGCAGCCCTCGCCGGAGAACTACCGCCGATCCCAGTGGTGAGCGTCGAATTGATACCGGACACCGATGGCATCGTCCGACTCTCGCCCACCGGCAGCGGGGCCCAGTACATCGCGTCGGAGATCTGGTCCGAAGTGCTTCTCGCACAAAAGGCAGACACGTGGCGTCGACTCAAGCGATGCAAGAACGAGTTGTGCGGATCTGCCTTCTACGACCGCTCCCGCAACAACAGTGGCGTCTGGCACGACGTCAAGACCTGCGGCAACGTTGCCAATCTCCGGGCTTCGCGGGCGCGGAAAAAAGCGAAGGACTAA
- a CDS encoding DNA alkylation repair protein yields the protein MPFADELIGPDTAGALFRTVRTAAPSADLSLLDASPGLLGPLALRARADLLRDALLTGLPGTYVQFAGTIRRAATDPDFQGWLVWPVTSAVASKAVEEKTSSAFDDGMSLLAELTGRLSSEFAIRTFLRADLDRSLAIALEWTQSSDEHVRRLASEGTRPYLPWSVRVPEILERPGVTVPILDRLYRDDSEYVRRSVANHLNDFSRDVPDIVVQAAARWLDDPDANTGRLVRHALRTVIKDGNTDALALLGFAPAELDVTGPALDVAEVPIGESLEFSASIRNLGLEPAQVVIDYIVHHTKANGGVTGKTFKLKTTTIAPGESVDVRRNHSFRTLTTRKYYPGPHAIELQINGVSYGRAEFELVS from the coding sequence ATGCCCTTCGCCGACGAACTCATCGGACCGGACACAGCCGGCGCGCTGTTTCGCACCGTTCGCACCGCCGCACCGAGCGCTGATCTGTCGTTACTCGATGCCTCGCCAGGTCTTCTGGGGCCGCTCGCGCTCAGAGCGCGCGCAGATCTACTGCGTGACGCACTGCTGACGGGACTGCCTGGCACCTACGTCCAGTTCGCCGGCACCATTCGACGGGCAGCCACGGATCCGGACTTCCAGGGTTGGTTGGTCTGGCCCGTCACGAGCGCTGTTGCATCGAAGGCCGTCGAGGAGAAGACCTCGAGCGCGTTCGACGACGGGATGTCGTTGCTCGCCGAGCTCACCGGCCGACTCAGTTCGGAATTTGCCATCCGCACTTTCCTTCGAGCCGATCTGGATCGCTCTCTCGCCATCGCGCTCGAATGGACGCAATCCTCGGACGAGCACGTGCGCCGTCTGGCATCGGAAGGGACCCGCCCGTACCTTCCGTGGTCGGTTCGGGTCCCCGAGATACTCGAGCGTCCGGGCGTCACGGTGCCGATTCTGGACAGGCTGTACCGAGACGACAGTGAGTACGTTCGACGTTCGGTTGCCAACCATCTCAACGATTTCAGTCGAGACGTCCCGGACATCGTCGTCCAGGCCGCAGCGCGGTGGCTCGACGACCCGGATGCGAACACCGGCCGGCTCGTTCGACACGCGCTTCGGACAGTGATCAAGGACGGAAACACCGATGCGCTTGCTCTACTGGGGTTCGCCCCGGCCGAACTGGACGTGACAGGCCCGGCCCTCGACGTCGCGGAGGTGCCCATCGGGGAAAGCCTGGAATTCAGCGCATCGATCCGCAACCTCGGCCTCGAACCCGCACAGGTCGTGATCGACTACATCGTTCACCACACGAAGGCCAACGGTGGGGTGACCGGAAAGACGTTCAAACTGAAGACAACAACGATCGCGCCCGGTGAGAGCGTCGACGTTCGTCGGAACCATTCGTTCCGGACGTTGACCACACGCAAGTACTACCCCGGCCCGCACGCGATCGAGCTCCAGATCAACGGTGTGAGTTACGGTCGCGCGGAGTTCGAGCTCGTGAGCTAG
- a CDS encoding DUF3558 family protein, which yields MDGKTAESRRNFEFGDRREHSVDGMRRTVVKRGLIGLVALGCVVATSTGCSQVVQGRATAAEQGSVTPSVSRPDVPAGELFDPCSLPLASLDPTGALELKDSLTPGIPDTSGVCVWTSSDYSLSVTMSVTEFLIFSDPKSTPDLEDVRSEKVGAFTFDVFRIGSTLDDDGKSQSCNAQTTTSGGNVSLNVFEIDFEPTEPIDACATTEKILRSLEPFLPAPG from the coding sequence GTGGACGGAAAGACGGCCGAAAGCCGCCGTAACTTCGAGTTCGGCGATCGGCGGGAACATTCGGTCGACGGGATGCGTCGAACCGTCGTGAAGCGCGGATTGATCGGTCTCGTAGCCCTCGGATGCGTCGTTGCCACGTCGACGGGCTGCTCTCAGGTGGTCCAGGGCCGAGCGACGGCAGCCGAGCAGGGTTCGGTGACTCCGTCGGTGTCCAGGCCGGACGTCCCGGCAGGTGAGCTGTTCGATCCGTGTTCGTTGCCGCTCGCGAGCTTGGATCCGACGGGCGCGCTCGAGTTGAAGGACTCGCTCACTCCAGGGATACCCGACACATCCGGCGTCTGTGTGTGGACGAGTTCGGACTACTCGCTGTCGGTGACCATGTCTGTTACCGAATTCCTGATTTTCTCCGATCCGAAGTCGACTCCGGACTTGGAGGACGTGCGGTCGGAGAAGGTGGGTGCCTTCACCTTCGACGTGTTTCGAATCGGTTCGACCCTCGACGACGACGGGAAGAGTCAGTCGTGCAATGCACAGACCACGACGTCCGGGGGAAACGTGAGCTTGAATGTGTTCGAGATCGACTTCGAGCCCACGGAACCGATCGATGCATGCGCGACGACCGAGAAGATTCTTCGGTCGCTCGAGCCGTTCCTGCCCGCGCCGGGGTAG
- a CDS encoding DEAD/DEAH box helicase, with product MSENHPLDGADGASYGQRLLDRVLAGSPANESPLTHVAELPARVSQFASWPSWVGPEVVQVITSRGIAQPWTHQARAATLAAEGNHVVLSTSTASGKSLAYQLPILTTLSADARATALYLAPTKALGADQLRTTISITDELRELSGELAEVFPSAYDGDTPIEIRQWARTNARWIFTNPDMLHLGILGSHERWSRFLRNLRYVVVDECHYYRGVFGSNVALVLRRLRRLCARYGASPVFVLASATTSEPGRAASRLIGAPCEEVTEDGSPHGARTVALWEPPLLKEITGENGAPVRKSAGAEASRIMADLLVEGARTLAFVRSRRGAEVTALGAQRILADVDPQLVRRVAAYRAGYLAEDRRKLESDLSDGTLLGVATTNALELGVDIAGLDAVIVAGFPGTVASFWQQGGRAGRRGEGSLLVLVARDDPLDTYLVHHPAALLDKPVEATVTDPTNPYILAPQLLCAAVELPITLAEAEELSAESVLEELELKGYVRKRPHGWFITPEGQQLSPHGAVNIRGGTGVQVAIVDGESGRMLGTVDGGRAPATAHPGAVHIHQGESFVVDELDLDAGLALVHAEQPEWNTSAREITDISITAVHESVDYGEVRVALVQVNVTHQVVGYLRRLLSGEVLDSIELDMPAQTLDTRAVMYTITPELLEHSGVPYERFPGSLHAAEHAAIGLLPLVATCDRWDIGGVSTALHPDTGLPTVFVYDGYDGGAGFADRGHVAIADWLAATKDAIVSCECQTGCPSCVQSPKCGNGNDPLDKDGAVRVLTAILAAVTREG from the coding sequence GTGAGCGAGAACCATCCGCTGGACGGTGCGGATGGCGCGAGCTACGGGCAGCGGTTGTTGGATCGAGTACTGGCGGGTTCGCCCGCGAACGAGAGCCCGCTGACCCACGTCGCCGAACTGCCGGCACGGGTCTCGCAGTTCGCCTCCTGGCCGTCGTGGGTGGGCCCGGAAGTGGTGCAGGTGATCACCTCTCGTGGGATCGCACAACCGTGGACGCATCAGGCACGTGCGGCAACACTCGCCGCCGAGGGCAATCACGTGGTGCTCTCGACGAGCACCGCGTCGGGCAAATCGTTGGCGTATCAACTTCCCATTCTGACGACTCTTTCTGCCGACGCTCGGGCGACCGCGCTGTACCTGGCTCCCACCAAGGCCCTCGGTGCCGATCAGCTACGCACCACCATCTCGATCACCGACGAGTTGCGGGAACTGTCAGGCGAACTCGCAGAGGTGTTCCCGAGTGCCTACGACGGTGACACTCCGATCGAGATTCGCCAGTGGGCACGCACCAATGCGCGGTGGATCTTCACCAACCCCGACATGCTGCACCTTGGCATTCTCGGTTCGCACGAGCGTTGGTCTCGGTTTCTCCGCAATCTTCGTTATGTGGTTGTCGACGAATGTCACTACTACCGCGGCGTTTTCGGATCCAATGTCGCGTTGGTGCTTCGCAGGCTCCGACGCCTCTGCGCACGGTACGGTGCATCACCGGTGTTCGTGCTCGCCAGCGCCACCACGTCCGAGCCAGGGCGGGCTGCGAGCCGCCTCATCGGAGCGCCGTGCGAAGAAGTCACCGAGGACGGCTCCCCGCACGGAGCCCGCACCGTCGCACTGTGGGAACCACCGCTGCTGAAAGAGATCACCGGTGAAAACGGCGCTCCGGTAAGGAAATCCGCAGGCGCGGAGGCGTCGCGCATCATGGCCGATCTGTTGGTGGAGGGTGCCCGTACGCTGGCATTCGTACGCTCCAGGCGCGGAGCCGAGGTCACCGCACTCGGCGCTCAGAGAATTCTCGCCGACGTCGATCCGCAACTGGTGCGACGCGTCGCCGCCTATCGCGCAGGGTATTTGGCGGAGGACCGGCGAAAACTGGAATCCGATCTGTCCGACGGCACGTTGTTGGGCGTCGCCACCACCAACGCACTCGAATTGGGCGTCGACATTGCCGGTTTGGACGCGGTGATCGTCGCCGGCTTCCCCGGTACCGTCGCGTCGTTCTGGCAGCAGGGCGGCCGCGCCGGACGTCGCGGAGAAGGATCGCTCCTGGTTCTCGTTGCGCGCGACGATCCACTCGACACGTATCTGGTGCATCACCCGGCGGCCCTGCTGGACAAGCCCGTCGAGGCCACCGTCACCGACCCCACCAATCCGTACATTCTGGCTCCGCAATTGCTCTGCGCTGCAGTCGAACTGCCGATCACCCTAGCCGAGGCCGAGGAGCTGAGCGCAGAATCGGTACTCGAGGAGCTCGAGCTGAAGGGCTACGTGCGCAAGCGTCCGCACGGATGGTTCATCACGCCCGAGGGCCAGCAACTCTCACCGCACGGTGCGGTGAACATCCGCGGCGGCACCGGTGTGCAGGTGGCCATCGTCGACGGCGAGTCCGGCCGCATGCTCGGTACGGTCGACGGCGGACGAGCACCCGCCACTGCACATCCCGGCGCCGTCCACATCCACCAGGGCGAGTCGTTCGTGGTCGACGAACTCGATCTCGACGCCGGTCTGGCGTTGGTGCACGCGGAGCAACCCGAGTGGAACACCTCGGCCCGCGAGATCACCGACATCTCGATCACTGCGGTGCACGAATCCGTCGACTACGGCGAGGTGCGCGTCGCACTGGTGCAGGTGAACGTCACCCATCAGGTCGTCGGATATCTCCGACGCCTGCTCTCGGGCGAGGTACTCGATTCCATCGAACTCGACATGCCCGCCCAGACCCTCGACACCCGAGCCGTCATGTACACCATCACACCGGAGTTGTTGGAGCACAGCGGGGTTCCGTACGAACGATTCCCCGGATCTCTGCACGCAGCCGAACACGCCGCCATCGGATTGCTGCCCTTGGTTGCAACGTGCGATCGATGGGACATCGGCGGAGTGTCGACGGCTCTACACCCCGACACCGGGCTGCCGACGGTCTTCGTCTACGACGGATACGACGGCGGAGCCGGATTCGCCGACCGCGGCCACGTGGCCATCGCCGATTGGCTCGCCGCCACCAAGGACGCCATCGTCTCCTGCGAATGCCAAACCGGATGCCCATCCTGTGTGCAATCCCCAAAATGTGGAAACGGCAACGATCCACTGGACAAAGACGGTGCCGTTCGAGTGTTGACGGCGATACTCGCGGCCGTCACTCGAGAGGGTTGA
- the topA gene encoding type I DNA topoisomerase, whose translation MAARKNGTGDSSAEPRRLVIVESPTKARKIAPYLGSNYVVEASVGHIRDLPRGAADVPAKYKGEPWARLGVDVDHDFEALYVVSPEKKGKVAELKSLLKDADELYLATDPDREGEAIAWHLLETLNPKVPVRRMVFHEITKPAILAAAADTRDLDQDLVDAQETRRILDRLYGYEVSPVLWKKVMPKLSAGRVQSVATRIIVQRERERMAFRSAEYWDISATLDAGAEASPRSFGARLVNVDGNRVAAGRDFGADGKLKTESVTVLDEPRARRLAEALEGVDLTVASAEDKPYTRKPYPPFMTSTLQQEAGRKLRFSSERTMRVAQRLYENGYITYMRTDSTSLSASAVSAARAQATELYGPEYVHPTPRQYTRKVKNAQEAHEAIRPAGDVFQTPGQLHSALQTDEFRLYELIWQRTVASQMADLRGTTLTLRITGTAGTGEECTFSASGRTITFAGFLKAYVESVDDEAGGQTDDAESRLPALKAGQAVTATKLDPDGHTTNPPARFTEASLIKTLEELGIGRPSTYSSIIKTILDRGYVYKRGSALVPSWVAFSVIALLEAHFGRLVDFDFTAGMEDDLDAIAGGRERRGDWLQNFYFGGETGAEGSVARSGGLKKMVGQNLEEIDARTINSIRLFDDSEGREIHVRVGRYGPYLERMVKNDDDPDGDPISQRANLPDDLPPDELTLDFAEKLFATPQEGRKLGVDPLTGHDIVAKEGRFGPYVTEILPEPEPEPTPPQPDIVPIPTGNDGDGGGGVKTAVKKAAAKKAPAKKAAAKKATGPKPRTGSLLKSMDLATITLEDALKLLSLPRIVGVDPESKEEITAQNGRYGPYLKKGTDSRSLADEDQMFTVSLEEALKIYAEPKRRGRQGEAKPPLRELGVDPISEKPMVIKDGRFGPYVTDGETNASLRKDDEVESITDDRASELLADRRARGPVKKKAPAKKAAAKKAPAKKTAAKKAPAKKAAAKKTATKTTATKTTAAKKAPVKKAPAKKTESE comes from the coding sequence GTGGCAGCACGTAAGAACGGCACGGGGGACAGCTCCGCCGAGCCGCGTCGTCTGGTCATCGTCGAGTCTCCGACCAAGGCAAGGAAGATCGCCCCGTACCTGGGGAGCAACTACGTCGTCGAGGCCTCCGTCGGCCATATTCGCGACCTTCCCCGCGGTGCCGCGGACGTCCCCGCCAAGTACAAGGGCGAGCCCTGGGCGCGTCTCGGTGTGGACGTCGACCACGACTTCGAGGCCCTCTACGTCGTCTCGCCCGAGAAGAAGGGCAAGGTCGCAGAGCTGAAAAGTCTGCTCAAAGACGCCGACGAGCTGTATCTCGCCACTGACCCCGACCGCGAGGGTGAGGCCATCGCCTGGCATCTCCTCGAGACCCTGAACCCCAAAGTCCCTGTTCGACGCATGGTCTTCCACGAGATCACCAAGCCGGCGATCCTCGCGGCCGCCGCCGACACTCGCGACCTCGACCAAGACCTGGTCGACGCCCAGGAGACCCGTCGTATCCTCGACCGTCTCTACGGCTACGAAGTGAGCCCGGTGCTGTGGAAGAAGGTCATGCCGAAGCTGTCGGCGGGCCGAGTGCAATCCGTCGCCACCCGCATCATCGTCCAGCGTGAGCGCGAGCGGATGGCATTCCGCAGCGCCGAGTACTGGGACATCTCCGCCACGCTCGACGCCGGTGCCGAGGCGAGCCCGCGCAGTTTCGGAGCCCGGCTGGTCAACGTCGACGGCAATCGCGTCGCCGCCGGTCGCGATTTCGGGGCCGACGGCAAACTCAAGACCGAGTCCGTGACCGTGTTGGACGAACCGCGTGCCCGACGCCTCGCCGAGGCTCTCGAAGGCGTCGATCTGACGGTCGCGTCGGCAGAGGACAAGCCGTACACCCGCAAGCCGTACCCGCCGTTCATGACGTCGACGCTGCAGCAGGAGGCCGGTCGCAAGCTGCGGTTCAGTTCCGAACGGACCATGCGAGTGGCGCAGCGTCTGTACGAGAACGGCTACATCACCTACATGCGTACCGACTCGACGTCGCTGTCCGCGTCGGCGGTCTCCGCGGCACGGGCGCAGGCAACCGAGCTCTACGGCCCCGAGTACGTGCATCCCACTCCCCGGCAGTACACCCGCAAGGTCAAGAACGCGCAGGAGGCGCACGAGGCCATCCGCCCCGCGGGTGACGTGTTCCAGACTCCCGGCCAGCTGCACTCGGCGCTGCAGACCGACGAATTCCGGCTGTACGAGCTGATCTGGCAGCGCACGGTGGCGTCGCAGATGGCGGATCTGCGCGGCACCACACTGACGCTGCGCATCACCGGAACCGCAGGCACAGGCGAGGAGTGCACGTTCTCCGCGTCGGGCCGCACCATCACGTTCGCCGGCTTCCTCAAGGCCTACGTCGAGAGCGTCGACGACGAGGCGGGCGGTCAGACCGACGACGCCGAGTCGCGTCTGCCCGCGCTGAAGGCCGGACAGGCAGTGACGGCCACCAAGCTCGATCCCGACGGTCACACCACCAACCCGCCGGCTCGATTCACCGAGGCGTCGCTCATCAAGACGCTCGAAGAGCTGGGAATCGGTCGGCCGTCGACGTATTCCTCGATCATCAAGACCATCCTCGACCGCGGTTACGTCTACAAGCGTGGCAGTGCTCTGGTGCCGTCGTGGGTGGCGTTCTCGGTGATTGCGTTGCTGGAAGCGCACTTCGGGCGTCTGGTGGACTTCGATTTCACCGCCGGAATGGAAGACGATCTCGACGCGATCGCGGGAGGCCGTGAGCGACGCGGCGATTGGCTGCAGAACTTCTACTTCGGCGGCGAGACCGGTGCCGAGGGTTCGGTGGCGCGATCCGGCGGCCTGAAGAAGATGGTGGGCCAGAATCTCGAAGAGATCGACGCCCGCACCATCAACTCGATCCGTCTGTTCGACGACTCCGAGGGACGCGAAATCCATGTGCGCGTGGGCCGTTACGGTCCGTACCTCGAACGCATGGTCAAGAACGACGACGATCCGGACGGCGATCCGATCAGCCAGCGGGCGAACCTGCCCGACGATCTGCCGCCGGACGAGTTGACGCTCGACTTCGCCGAAAAGCTCTTCGCCACACCGCAAGAGGGCCGCAAGCTCGGTGTGGATCCGTTGACCGGCCACGACATCGTCGCGAAGGAAGGCCGTTTCGGGCCGTACGTCACCGAGATCCTGCCCGAGCCGGAACCCGAGCCGACGCCGCCTCAGCCCGATATCGTGCCGATCCCGACCGGTAACGACGGTGATGGTGGCGGTGGCGTCAAGACTGCGGTGAAGAAGGCTGCAGCCAAGAAAGCACCGGCCAAGAAGGCTGCCGCGAAGAAGGCCACCGGCCCCAAGCCGCGGACCGGCTCGTTGCTCAAGTCGATGGATCTGGCGACGATCACGCTCGAGGATGCCCTCAAGCTGCTGTCGTTGCCGCGCATCGTCGGCGTCGATCCCGAGTCCAAGGAAGAGATCACCGCGCAGAACGGCCGTTACGGCCCGTATCTGAAGAAGGGCACCGACTCTCGCTCGCTCGCGGACGAGGATCAGATGTTCACGGTCAGTCTCGAAGAGGCTCTGAAGATCTACGCCGAGCCCAAGCGTCGCGGACGTCAGGGGGAGGCCAAGCCGCCGCTGCGAGAGCTGGGCGTCGACCCGATCAGTGAGAAGCCGATGGTGATCAAGGACGGCCGATTCGGGCCGTACGTCACCGACGGTGAGACCAACGCGAGTCTGCGCAAGGACGACGAGGTCGAGTCGATCACCGACGACCGTGCATCGGAGTTGTTGGCGGACAGGCGTGCTCGCGGCCCGGTGAAGAAGAAGGCACCGGCCAAGAAGGCGGCCGCCAAGAAAGCCCCGGCAAAGAAGACTGCGGCGAAGAAGGCTCCGGCCAAAAAAGCTGCTGCCAAGAAGACCGCCACCAAGACCACTGCTACCAAGACCACTGCCGCGAAGAAGGCCCCGGTCAAGAAGGCTCCTGCGAAGAAGACCGAGAGCGAATAG
- a CDS encoding DNA polymerase III subunit delta': MVGVFDRLVGQEDVEADLTAAAVAARTGVDSSAMTHSWLFTGPPGSGRSVAALCFAAALQCTTEGVPGCGHCQACSTTMAGTHGDVRRVVPEGLSISTKEMRDIVSIASRRPSTGLWQVVVVEDADRLTEGAGNVLLKVVEEPPARTVFLLCAPSVDPQDISVTLRSRCRHVSLVTPTVPAIAQVLQTRDKLDAETAEWAASISGGHVGRARRLATDEDARARRKRALALASAAARPNQAYLAAEELVKAAEDEAKEMSASRDEAETEELRTALGAGGTGKGAAGALRGSAGVLKDLEKRQKSRATRTGRDSLDRALMDLVGLYRDALARSYGSTATATHPDMAEQVERMAKAVSPEALLKSIEAILECRESLAVNAKPKFAIYAMVATLGDVLR; encoded by the coding sequence ATGGTGGGTGTGTTCGATCGATTGGTCGGTCAGGAAGATGTCGAGGCCGATCTGACGGCTGCCGCGGTGGCTGCTCGTACCGGTGTCGACTCCTCGGCGATGACGCATTCGTGGCTCTTCACCGGCCCTCCCGGATCGGGGCGCTCCGTAGCCGCTCTGTGCTTCGCTGCGGCGTTGCAGTGCACCACCGAGGGTGTTCCAGGATGCGGTCACTGTCAGGCGTGTTCGACGACGATGGCCGGTACCCACGGCGATGTGCGACGCGTCGTACCCGAGGGCCTGAGCATCAGCACCAAGGAGATGCGCGACATCGTGTCCATCGCCTCGCGTCGTCCCAGCACCGGGTTGTGGCAGGTGGTCGTGGTGGAGGACGCCGACCGTCTCACCGAGGGTGCCGGAAACGTTCTGCTCAAGGTGGTCGAGGAGCCGCCGGCGCGGACGGTGTTCCTGCTGTGTGCTCCGTCGGTCGATCCGCAGGACATCTCGGTGACCTTGCGCTCGCGATGCCGCCATGTCTCGTTGGTGACGCCCACGGTGCCCGCGATCGCGCAGGTGTTGCAGACCCGCGACAAGCTCGACGCCGAGACGGCCGAGTGGGCCGCGTCGATCAGTGGCGGGCATGTGGGCAGAGCGCGTCGGCTCGCCACCGACGAGGACGCGCGAGCGCGGCGCAAACGGGCGCTGGCTCTGGCGTCGGCCGCGGCTCGGCCCAATCAGGCCTACCTCGCGGCCGAGGAGCTGGTGAAGGCCGCCGAGGACGAGGCCAAGGAGATGAGCGCCTCCCGCGATGAGGCCGAGACCGAGGAACTGCGAACGGCTCTGGGCGCGGGCGGAACCGGCAAGGGTGCAGCGGGGGCGTTGCGCGGTTCTGCCGGTGTGCTCAAAGACCTCGAGAAGCGGCAGAAGTCTCGCGCCACCAGAACCGGTCGCGATTCACTGGATCGGGCATTGATGGATCTCGTCGGCCTGTATCGAGATGCACTCGCCCGCTCGTACGGATCGACCGCGACGGCAACGCACCCCGACATGGCCGAGCAAGTCGAGCGGATGGCGAAAGCCGTCTCGCCCGAGGCATTGCTGAAGAGCATCGAGGCGATCCTCGAATGCCGAGAGTCGTTGGCGGTCAACGCGAAACCGAAGTTCGCGATCTATGCGATGGTGGCGACTCTGGGAGACGTGCTGCGTTAG
- a CDS encoding SDR family oxidoreductase — MVSISGATVLVTGGQRGLGKATVDALLERGAAKVYATARNPREDSDPRIVPVVLDVTDADSIAALGDIASDVSIVFNNAGAPGTTPLLTTSIDDVRAVFETNVFGALRIAQEFAPILKANGGGALIDIHSVLSWLGGAGAYGASKAAIWSATNSLRLELAPQGTLVVGVHLGYTDTDMIAELDVPKNDPRDVVRQVLDAVEAGETEVLADDLTRHVKSILSGPAEGLGLAG, encoded by the coding sequence ATGGTGTCGATTTCGGGAGCAACAGTGTTGGTGACCGGCGGTCAGCGCGGTTTGGGCAAGGCGACGGTCGATGCATTGCTCGAGCGTGGGGCAGCGAAGGTGTACGCGACTGCGCGGAACCCACGCGAGGACTCGGATCCTCGTATCGTCCCGGTAGTGCTCGACGTCACCGACGCGGATTCTATTGCAGCGCTTGGTGATATCGCATCCGATGTGTCGATTGTGTTCAACAACGCGGGCGCTCCCGGAACAACACCGTTGCTGACGACATCGATCGACGACGTGCGTGCGGTGTTCGAGACCAACGTGTTCGGGGCCCTGCGGATCGCGCAGGAATTCGCGCCGATCCTGAAAGCCAACGGCGGCGGAGCACTGATCGACATCCACTCCGTGCTGTCGTGGTTGGGCGGTGCGGGTGCGTACGGGGCATCCAAGGCGGCGATCTGGTCGGCGACCAACTCGCTGCGGCTCGAGCTGGCCCCGCAGGGGACGCTGGTCGTCGGAGTCCATCTGGGATATACCGACACCGACATGATCGCCGAACTCGACGTCCCGAAGAACGACCCACGTGACGTGGTGCGCCAGGTTCTCGACGCCGTCGAAGCGGGCGAGACCGAAGTGCTCGCCGACGACCTGACCAGGCACGTCAAGTCGATCCTCAGCGGACCGGCGGAAGGCCTCGGCCTCGCAGGCTGA
- a CDS encoding cold-shock protein, which yields MAQGTVKWFNAEKGFGFIAPEDGSADVFVHYSEIQGSGFRTLEENQRVEFEVGQGTKGPQATGVRAV from the coding sequence ATGGCACAGGGAACTGTGAAGTGGTTCAACGCCGAAAAGGGCTTTGGATTCATCGCACCAGAAGACGGCTCCGCTGACGTTTTCGTCCACTACTCCGAGATTCAGGGCAGCGGTTTCCGCACCCTCGAGGAGAACCAGCGCGTGGAGTTCGAGGTCGGCCAGGGCACCAAGGGTCCTCAGGCAACGGGCGTTCGCGCAGTCTGA
- a CDS encoding zinc-binding dehydrogenase, with the protein MTAIVTTGTGGYDKLVVSEVPRPVPGPGEVLVRVLAAGMNNTEINTRVGWYQDGGWNDTTPFPLIQGTDCCGIVCADAETDESLVGRRVLVRACMRVDGFSSGETRWLGSDMNGAFAQFVVVPASEVFAVECGWADAELATIPCAYGTAENMIARAGVRRGSTVLITGASGGVGSAAVQLAARRGARVIGIASPAKHDQLRELGVDEVYGRDVDVVGTLGKRSVDVVIDNVAGTGFGPLLDLLVRGGTYVSSGAIAGPVVELDLRTMYLNDLTLLGCTAWGEDVFPNLVSYIEAGEIRPLLADSFPLEQIAAAQQRFVEKDHVGKFVLVPPEVLDQA; encoded by the coding sequence ATGACAGCGATCGTCACGACCGGCACCGGTGGATACGACAAGCTCGTCGTCTCCGAGGTACCCAGACCCGTGCCGGGTCCGGGTGAGGTGCTCGTTCGAGTGTTGGCAGCAGGGATGAACAACACCGAAATCAACACGCGCGTGGGCTGGTACCAGGACGGTGGGTGGAACGACACGACACCGTTTCCGCTGATTCAGGGCACGGACTGCTGCGGGATCGTATGTGCGGACGCCGAGACCGACGAGTCCCTCGTCGGTCGCCGTGTCCTGGTTCGAGCGTGCATGCGTGTCGACGGATTCTCGTCGGGCGAGACGCGCTGGTTGGGATCGGACATGAACGGCGCGTTCGCCCAATTCGTCGTCGTTCCGGCGAGCGAGGTCTTCGCGGTCGAGTGTGGGTGGGCCGACGCAGAGCTGGCGACGATCCCGTGTGCGTACGGCACGGCGGAGAACATGATCGCTCGCGCAGGAGTGCGTCGAGGGTCGACGGTGCTCATAACCGGCGCGTCGGGTGGAGTCGGTTCTGCCGCAGTGCAACTCGCCGCTCGGCGAGGCGCACGCGTGATCGGTATCGCGAGCCCTGCCAAGCACGATCAGCTCCGCGAACTCGGCGTCGACGAGGTATACGGACGCGACGTGGACGTGGTGGGCACCCTCGGCAAGCGCAGCGTCGATGTGGTGATCGACAACGTCGCCGGCACAGGGTTCGGTCCGTTGCTCGATCTTCTCGTTCGTGGGGGAACCTACGTGTCCTCGGGTGCGATCGCAGGGCCCGTCGTCGAGTTGGATCTACGGACGATGTATCTGAACGATCTCACGCTCCTCGGGTGTACAGCGTGGGGCGAGGACGTGTTCCCGAACCTCGTGTCGTACATCGAAGCCGGTGAAATTAGGCCGTTGCTGGCCGATTCTTTTCCGCTCGAGCAGATCGCGGCGGCGCAGCAGCGCTTCGTGGAGAAGGACCACGTCGGAAAGTTCGTGCTCGTTCCGCCGGAGGTTCTCGATCAGGCGTGA